A genomic window from Brachyspira sp. SAP_772 includes:
- a CDS encoding efflux RND transporter permease subunit has translation MERIIVFFAKKTMLVNIIVMAILFVGGYYYFNLQKESIPSTDLDKMLVAVTYPGATPLDVEQNAVIPIEEELQAIAGIDEYETTIIENVAIIIITLDETLPDRQPVKDEVFRQMQNVPDLSEDVEEVTTYDLNPNKRSIYTLAVHFKEGMEGDERELFDVSQWLENELVRLDGVGEVRIDGRTDPEIKVYVDPIKMQQNYIALSDVVNALAVRNVRATGGDMEANNKEETVVTYGEFINPLEASNTVIRSTFNGQKVRISDIGRVVEGFEDKTVYMRVNQSPGYALSVVKNENADILKTIETVNQYLKDNADLIPENVQVTPMGDDSRTIKSLLDIVTSNLIQGFIVIFITLIIFLDFKSAMFTSLGMIITMFSCFIYMQVTGITFNTMSLAAIITVLGMIVDNSIVVSENIFNFKNSGYKGLEATRLAVSDVVMPMVASTLTTVAAFFPMLTISGIMGKILNLFPKIVIFTLVVSMLQATLLLPNQLQDKEDKYKSYKPKKKRFNFKNPLDFDKDALFDKMKIPFGVALEKLIKVRYIVVGAFVVLLIASIFLAQSSFKNFVLIYDTSADTIVINIEMPIGTTKENTTKEIAKIEAAVARVVKPEELVALYSLVGKQVDQEVVSEEKGNLAGIMVYLVPAAQRDRTADELVVLINQELDKTDVRQTVPIFSMNTKGSIDPGDPVDIKIVGNKTELAKEAKEEIKAFLATVPGVINIDDDDKVGKEELRIMLDYDKIAELGVDVATVANEARTAYYGTEATYIQELENKLNFRVVFDDKFTYDTQYLTNLLIPNSSRRLLYLHNLATIEPADGLATLMHYNGQRTITITADIEYGKNTSQQVMNAVREEFKDFSKKYRGLKLEFGGEAKETVKALKQLAFSFAMAFIFVYIVLLLQLNRFIQPIMIMIIIPFGLIGVLLGFAIHRMPLSFMGVVGIIGLAGVVVNNGIILVDLINKIIDEGVEGGKKGVAKAIVEGAKQRLRPVFLTTVTTVVGLLPTVYGIGGRADIIIPIVMALAYGLLFASLLTLIFLPCMFMIMFDLRLIKIPESKIEDTSTIITSTGK, from the coding sequence ATGGAAAGAATTATAGTATTTTTTGCAAAGAAAACTATGCTTGTTAATATAATAGTAATGGCTATATTATTTGTAGGAGGCTATTACTATTTCAACTTACAAAAAGAATCAATCCCATCTACAGATTTAGATAAAATGCTTGTAGCAGTAACATACCCCGGTGCTACTCCGCTTGACGTAGAACAAAATGCTGTTATACCAATAGAAGAAGAATTACAAGCTATAGCTGGTATAGATGAATATGAAACAACAATAATTGAAAATGTTGCTATTATTATAATTACATTAGATGAAACTCTGCCAGACAGACAGCCTGTAAAAGATGAAGTATTTAGACAGATGCAAAACGTTCCAGATTTATCAGAAGATGTTGAAGAAGTTACAACTTATGACTTAAACCCTAATAAAAGGTCTATATACACATTAGCTGTTCACTTTAAAGAAGGTATGGAAGGAGATGAGAGAGAATTATTTGATGTAAGTCAGTGGCTTGAAAATGAACTTGTAAGGCTTGATGGTGTTGGAGAGGTAAGAATAGACGGAAGAACTGACCCAGAAATTAAAGTATATGTAGACCCTATAAAAATGCAGCAGAATTATATAGCTTTAAGTGATGTAGTTAATGCTCTTGCCGTAAGGAATGTTAGGGCTACAGGCGGAGATATGGAAGCCAACAACAAAGAGGAGACTGTTGTAACTTATGGAGAGTTTATCAATCCTTTAGAAGCAAGCAATACTGTTATACGTTCTACATTCAATGGACAAAAAGTTAGAATAAGTGATATAGGACGAGTTGTTGAAGGTTTTGAAGATAAAACTGTATATATGAGAGTAAACCAATCTCCCGGTTATGCTTTATCTGTTGTAAAAAATGAAAACGCTGACATTCTTAAAACTATTGAAACTGTAAATCAGTATTTAAAAGATAATGCTGACTTAATACCTGAAAATGTTCAAGTAACACCTATGGGTGATGACTCTAGAACAATTAAATCACTTTTGGATATAGTTACTTCCAACCTCATTCAAGGTTTTATTGTAATATTTATTACTTTAATTATATTTTTGGATTTCAAAAGTGCTATGTTTACAAGTTTGGGTATGATAATTACCATGTTCTCATGTTTTATATATATGCAAGTAACAGGAATAACATTCAATACTATGTCATTAGCAGCTATTATTACTGTACTTGGTATGATAGTAGACAACTCAATAGTAGTATCTGAAAATATATTTAATTTCAAAAATTCTGGATATAAAGGACTTGAAGCTACAAGACTTGCTGTAAGTGATGTTGTAATGCCAATGGTCGCTTCAACACTTACAACTGTTGCAGCATTTTTCCCTATGCTTACAATAAGCGGTATCATGGGTAAAATATTAAACCTTTTCCCAAAAATAGTTATATTTACTCTTGTTGTTAGTATGCTTCAGGCTACTTTACTCTTACCTAACCAATTACAAGACAAAGAAGATAAATATAAATCATACAAACCTAAAAAGAAAAGATTTAATTTCAAAAACCCTCTTGATTTTGACAAAGATGCTTTATTTGATAAAATGAAAATACCTTTTGGTGTTGCATTAGAAAAATTAATAAAAGTAAGATATATAGTAGTAGGAGCATTTGTTGTACTGCTTATAGCTTCAATATTTTTAGCACAAAGCAGTTTCAAAAACTTTGTACTTATTTATGACACAAGTGCAGACACTATAGTAATTAATATAGAAATGCCTATAGGTACAACTAAAGAAAATACAACAAAAGAAATTGCTAAAATTGAAGCTGCTGTTGCAAGAGTTGTAAAACCTGAAGAGCTTGTTGCTTTATATTCTCTTGTGGGTAAGCAAGTTGACCAAGAGGTTGTTTCTGAAGAGAAAGGAAATTTAGCGGGTATTATGGTTTATTTGGTTCCTGCAGCTCAAAGAGATAGAACTGCTGATGAACTTGTTGTATTAATTAATCAGGAATTAGATAAAACTGATGTAAGACAAACTGTTCCTATATTTAGTATGAATACAAAAGGAAGTATTGACCCGGGTGATCCTGTAGACATTAAAATAGTAGGTAACAAAACTGAACTTGCTAAAGAGGCAAAAGAAGAAATAAAAGCATTTTTGGCTACTGTTCCGGGTGTTATCAATATTGATGATGACGACAAAGTAGGTAAAGAAGAGTTAAGAATAATGCTTGATTATGATAAAATAGCAGAACTTGGTGTTGATGTTGCAACTGTAGCTAATGAAGCTAGAACAGCATACTATGGTACTGAAGCTACATATATACAAGAGCTTGAAAATAAATTAAATTTTAGAGTTGTATTTGATGATAAATTTACATATGATACACAATATCTTACTAATCTTTTAATACCTAATTCAAGCAGAAGACTACTTTATCTTCATAACTTAGCAACTATAGAACCAGCAGATGGACTTGCAACACTTATGCACTATAATGGTCAAAGAACAATAACTATTACAGCTGATATTGAATATGGTAAAAATACTTCTCAACAGGTTATGAATGCGGTTAGAGAAGAGTTTAAAGATTTCTCTAAAAAATATAGAGGATTAAAATTAGAGTTTGGTGGTGAGGCTAAAGAAACTGTAAAAGCATTAAAACAATTGGCTTTCAGTTTTGCTATGGCTTTCATATTCGTATATATTGTATTATTGCTTCAGTTAAACAGATTCATACAGCCTATTATGATAATGATAATTATTCCATTTGGTTTAATTGGGGTGCTTTTAGGATTTGCTATTCACAGAATGCCTTTATCATTCATGGGTGTTGTAGGTATTATTGGTTTGGCAGGTGTTGTTGTAAACAATGGTATTATACTTGTTGACCTCATTAACAAAATCATAGATGAAGGTGTTGAGGGTGGTAAAAAAGGAGTGGCTAAGGCTATTGTTGAAGGAGCTAAACAGCGTCTTCGTCCTGTATTCTTAACTACTGTTACTACTGTAGTTGGACTTTTACCTACTGTGTATGGTATAGGTGGTAGAGCTGATATTATTATTCCTATAGTTATGGCATTAGCTTATGGACTTTTATTTGCTTCTCTTCTTACACTCATATTCTTACCTTGTATGTTTATGATTATGTTTGACTTGAGATTAATAAAAATACCTGAAAGTAAAATCGAAGATACATCTACTATAATAACTAGTACAGGTAAATAA
- a CDS encoding TolC family protein: MRIKLLLLILFSISMVYGQTTNTLSYAQYMENIRDLIPELKINAVTETNAEMNLLSAKSSGDVNLSAQLGAVGKYGSLSSGYTDPTLSPSIGATGIQAGIGLGSLIPYTGTKWSVNLTHNSFLTGDLVSPDGTTAKFQNYQPSLTLEVTQPILRNFFGALDRYPIKDAEYALNIAKLQRRLDDASVLVAYQKIYYQWIMYEKLLEYYRNMYITARRFENQMRDRYNSGLIDNDSYQNARTQTMLYSDYFAQNKIALDTLLTTVSFFFPVTNLKPDHTTWDSYLDLGSNMTMESVAFADSVNGQIAYQSKIRAEYALSAMKNGTLPSLDIVGSVSLNGVSPNTSGYFNSFGSMTNVDFFAGVQFSYPLGNRANEAQYKMAENSLYGIIAQYDMLEKDYNTQLQGYIYKFETYKNLMNSKRAQIRAINSRIATQLQKLDQGRLEVDDLLTSRLDLVATQTELLNLQYEFITTIFDYRALLAMDY; this comes from the coding sequence ATGAGGATAAAATTATTATTATTAATATTATTTAGTATCAGTATGGTATATGGTCAAACTACTAATACATTAAGTTACGCCCAGTATATGGAAAATATTAGAGATTTGATACCAGAATTAAAGATAAATGCTGTAACAGAAACAAATGCTGAAATGAATTTGCTTAGTGCAAAATCCAGCGGAGATGTTAATCTATCTGCACAGCTTGGAGCAGTTGGTAAATATGGAAGTTTATCATCAGGATATACTGACCCAACTTTAAGTCCATCTATTGGTGCTACAGGTATTCAAGCAGGAATTGGTCTTGGAAGTTTAATACCATATACAGGTACAAAATGGTCTGTTAATTTAACACACAACTCTTTTCTCACAGGAGATTTAGTTTCACCTGATGGTACAACAGCAAAATTTCAAAATTATCAGCCATCATTAACATTAGAAGTAACTCAGCCTATTTTAAGAAACTTCTTCGGAGCATTAGACAGATACCCTATAAAAGATGCTGAATATGCCTTAAACATAGCAAAACTTCAAAGAAGATTAGATGATGCTAGCGTATTAGTAGCTTATCAAAAAATCTATTATCAATGGATAATGTATGAAAAGCTATTAGAATATTACAGAAATATGTACATCACAGCAAGAAGATTTGAAAATCAGATGAGAGACAGATACAACAGCGGTCTTATAGATAATGACTCTTATCAAAATGCAAGAACACAAACTATGCTTTATAGCGATTATTTTGCACAAAATAAAATTGCTTTAGATACACTATTAACAACAGTAAGCTTCTTCTTCCCTGTAACTAATCTTAAACCAGATCATACTACTTGGGATTCTTATTTAGATTTAGGAAGCAATATGACTATGGAGTCTGTTGCTTTTGCTGACAGTGTTAATGGACAGATTGCATATCAATCAAAAATTAGAGCGGAATATGCTTTATCTGCAATGAAAAACGGTACATTACCAAGTTTAGATATAGTAGGAAGTGTAAGCTTAAATGGTGTAAGTCCTAATACTTCTGGTTATTTTAATTCATTTGGAAGCATGACTAATGTTGATTTTTTTGCTGGTGTGCAATTCTCCTACCCTCTTGGAAACAGAGCTAATGAGGCACAATACAAAATGGCTGAAAACTCTTTATACGGAATAATAGCTCAATACGATATGCTTGAAAAAGATTATAACACACAACTACAAGGATATATTTATAAATTTGAAACCTATAAAAATTTAATGAATAGTAAAAGAGCACAAATCAGAGCAATTAACTCAAGAATAGCCACACAGCTTCAAAAACTTGATCAAGGACGTTTAGAAGTTGATGATTTGCTTACTTCAAGATTAGATTTAGTAGCAACGCAAACAGAGCTCTTAAACCTACAATATGAGTTTATTACAACCATATTTGATTATAGAGCATTACTTGCTATGGACTACTAA
- a CDS encoding TetR/AcrR family transcriptional regulator, which translates to MPKVDEEYFENKRKIILNAAMRVFQRKPAYSVTMKDIVNESGLSQGGVYKYYSNIEEIVAALLNTITVPVQPKELIDKYSNDPEKAIFELFSAFRKFFFVTAKEFGKIMFELQPMFFNNMEKLKILKKNINKDIILNYWFGELLVFIDKKIDEKYFTPVLNAKDIYMHMIVSVGGIGNELILDKYYNLDRKLYFYKGEKRKDRDLEVNLDALIDTLYKTLLLLLGSKNVNKYGFIN; encoded by the coding sequence ATGCCAAAAGTAGATGAAGAATATTTTGAGAATAAGAGAAAAATAATCTTAAATGCTGCTATGAGAGTTTTCCAAAGAAAGCCTGCTTATAGCGTTACAATGAAAGATATTGTTAATGAATCTGGATTGAGTCAAGGGGGTGTTTACAAATATTATTCAAATATAGAAGAAATTGTTGCGGCTTTACTTAATACTATTACTGTACCTGTACAGCCAAAAGAGCTTATAGATAAATATAGTAATGACCCCGAAAAGGCTATATTTGAATTATTTAGTGCTTTTAGAAAATTTTTCTTTGTAACAGCAAAAGAATTTGGAAAAATAATGTTTGAGTTGCAGCCTATGTTTTTCAACAATATGGAGAAATTAAAAATATTAAAAAAAAATATTAATAAAGATATTATATTAAATTATTGGTTTGGTGAATTATTAGTATTTATAGATAAAAAAATAGATGAAAAATATTTTACTCCTGTATTGAATGCAAAAGACATTTATATGCATATGATAGTTAGTGTTGGCGGAATTGGTAATGAATTAATATTAGACAAATATTATAACTTAGACAGAAAGCTTTATTTTTATAAGGGGGAAAAAAGAAAAGATAGAGATTTAGAAGTTAATTTAGATGCTTTAATTGACACATTATATAAAACATTATTACTTTTACTTGGAAGTAAAAATGTAAACAAGTATGGTTTTATAAATTAG
- a CDS encoding phosphoribosyltransferase: protein MKYDVISWESIDEAIEILAKQIEESKIKYEVIYGLARGGLVPAVMLSHRLKVPMVLNMEEVWRLKVKNKSALIVDDISDTGETLKYFDDQKFDIAALFIREHTSKIRPKYIYKSINHDDWLLFPWETKSSSK from the coding sequence ATGAAATATGATGTTATATCTTGGGAAAGTATTGATGAGGCTATTGAGATTTTAGCTAAACAGATAGAAGAATCAAAAATAAAATATGAAGTAATTTATGGGCTTGCTCGCGGAGGATTAGTTCCTGCTGTTATGCTTTCACATAGATTAAAAGTGCCTATGGTTCTTAATATGGAAGAGGTATGGAGATTAAAAGTAAAAAACAAGTCTGCTTTAATTGTGGATGATATATCTGATACAGGTGAAACTTTAAAATATTTTGATGACCAGAAATTTGATATAGCTGCTTTATTTATTAGAGAGCATACTAGTAAGATAAGACCAAAATATATATACAAAAGTATAAATCATGATGATTGGTTGTTATTTCCATGGGAGACAAAATCTTCTAGCAAATAA
- the pheT gene encoding phenylalanine--tRNA ligase subunit beta, which produces MRIPLSWLKEFVNLDGLDVEEIARNITLSGSEISSIETTGGDIPGVIIGKVLTVHKHPDADKLSVCKVNVGDDVLSIVCGAPNVKENIYVPVAMIGAKLPNGLTIKKASIRGFESNGMLCSRTELGYEEVEGVYGIWILDDHIEKLNIEDKDSILGNSLSTIVGSTDHIFNVEVTANRGDLVSIIGFARECALVLNKRVSIPSVNTYEATGGNIDITVENQNSCYKYVGRLINNITVGPSPDWMQNRLKKCGINPINNIVDITNYVMLEYGQPLHAYDFDKVKDGKIIVRNAKTGEKVKLLDGREVDLTDEVLVIADSEKPIGVAGVMGGDGTKIEDTTKNILIESAYFDHIAVKKSTIAINTKTDASYRFEREIDHTLTLAALNRAVDLIVTLDNNSKIASRAKEVNVKQFEATRIVFDCGLVKRYLGLDMSKMQISSIFKRYGFNASALGENNLKVDIPFYRHDLTIAEDLIEEIARVYGYNNLDSNVPHIKCNPIKTDYADISFVKHRMASYGLYETKQYSLGDSKMFKNIGFKDEDLIRVVNPLTSEMDVLRPTTLVSLLNSIAYNQNHRHKNGALFEVGNIFYKENDKFVEEKHLSAVMFGLYQEKLWNKESRAYDFFDMSGVVEELLIRDLKSTDYNLIPKEHDWFIPTMSADIVIFGEKIGIIGRIHPKILSLFDINTEVYFTDINIRYAVELIKKRVKKQQLKDIGKYPAVFRDLALVCDRNIEFSKVIKSISKFNDIIQNVDVVDRYVGEQVKEGKQSIAISITYYDPNKTLREEDINAVESSLLEMLKTRFSIELRS; this is translated from the coding sequence ATGAGAATTCCTTTGAGTTGGTTAAAAGAATTTGTTAATTTAGATGGTTTAGATGTAGAGGAGATTGCTAGAAACATCACTCTCTCTGGAAGTGAGATTTCTTCTATAGAGACTACAGGCGGTGATATACCGGGCGTTATAATTGGTAAAGTTCTAACTGTACATAAACATCCCGATGCTGATAAATTAAGCGTATGTAAAGTTAATGTAGGTGATGATGTGCTTTCTATAGTATGCGGTGCTCCTAATGTGAAAGAAAATATATATGTTCCTGTAGCTATGATAGGAGCTAAACTTCCTAATGGACTTACTATAAAAAAAGCTTCTATAAGAGGTTTTGAAAGTAATGGAATGCTTTGCTCTAGAACAGAGTTAGGATACGAAGAAGTTGAAGGCGTTTACGGTATTTGGATATTAGATGACCATATAGAGAAATTAAACATAGAAGACAAAGACAGTATTTTAGGCAACTCACTTTCAACAATCGTAGGTTCTACAGATCATATATTTAATGTAGAAGTTACAGCAAATAGAGGAGATTTGGTTAGTATTATAGGTTTTGCCCGTGAATGTGCTTTAGTATTAAATAAAAGAGTAAGCATACCTTCTGTAAATACTTATGAAGCTACAGGCGGAAACATTGATATTACAGTAGAAAATCAAAACTCTTGCTATAAATATGTTGGAAGACTTATAAACAATATAACAGTTGGACCTTCTCCAGATTGGATGCAAAACAGACTTAAAAAATGCGGTATTAATCCTATAAACAATATAGTAGATATTACAAATTATGTTATGCTCGAATATGGTCAGCCTCTTCACGCTTATGACTTTGATAAGGTAAAAGACGGAAAAATTATAGTAAGAAATGCTAAAACTGGTGAGAAAGTTAAACTTTTAGACGGCAGAGAAGTAGACCTTACAGATGAAGTTTTGGTTATTGCTGATAGTGAAAAGCCTATAGGTGTAGCTGGTGTTATGGGAGGAGATGGCACTAAAATAGAAGATACTACTAAAAATATATTAATAGAAAGTGCATATTTTGACCATATAGCTGTAAAAAAATCCACTATAGCCATTAATACAAAAACTGATGCTTCATATAGATTTGAAAGAGAAATTGATCATACTCTCACTTTAGCAGCATTAAACAGAGCGGTTGATTTAATAGTGACGTTAGATAATAATTCTAAAATAGCATCAAGAGCTAAAGAAGTAAATGTAAAACAATTTGAAGCTACAAGAATAGTATTTGACTGCGGACTTGTAAAAAGATATTTAGGTCTTGATATGAGTAAAATGCAAATATCTTCTATATTTAAGAGATATGGCTTTAATGCATCTGCTTTGGGTGAAAACAATTTGAAAGTAGACATTCCTTTTTATAGACATGATCTTACAATAGCAGAAGACCTTATAGAAGAGATAGCTCGTGTTTATGGATATAACAACCTTGATTCTAATGTACCTCATATTAAATGCAACCCTATTAAAACAGATTATGCTGATATAAGTTTTGTTAAACATAGAATGGCTTCTTACGGGCTTTATGAAACTAAGCAGTATTCTCTTGGTGACAGTAAAATGTTTAAGAATATAGGTTTTAAAGATGAAGATCTTATTAGAGTTGTAAACCCTCTAACAAGCGAAATGGACGTTTTAAGACCTACTACATTAGTTTCACTTCTTAATAGCATTGCATACAATCAAAATCACAGACATAAAAATGGTGCTTTGTTTGAAGTTGGAAACATATTCTACAAAGAAAATGATAAGTTTGTAGAAGAGAAGCATTTATCTGCTGTAATGTTTGGGCTTTATCAAGAAAAATTATGGAATAAAGAATCAAGAGCTTATGACTTCTTTGATATGAGCGGTGTTGTAGAAGAGCTTCTTATAAGAGATTTAAAAAGTACTGATTACAACTTAATACCTAAGGAACATGATTGGTTTATACCTACTATGTCTGCTGATATAGTGATATTTGGTGAAAAAATAGGTATTATTGGCAGAATTCACCCTAAAATATTATCTCTATTCGATATTAACACTGAAGTTTATTTTACTGATATTAATATAAGATATGCCGTTGAGCTTATTAAAAAAAGAGTAAAAAAACAGCAATTAAAAGATATAGGCAAATATCCTGCTGTATTTAGAGATTTAGCATTAGTCTGCGATAGAAACATTGAGTTTAGTAAAGTAATAAAATCTATTTCTAAGTTTAATGATATTATACAAAATGTTGATGTAGTAGACAGATATGTTGGAGAGCAGGTAAAAGAAGGCAAACAATCTATAGCAATATCTATAACTTATTATGACCCTAACAAAACTTTAAGGGAAGAAGATATTAATGCTGTAGAGAGCTCTTTACTTGAAATGCTTAAAACAAGATTTAGTATAGAGTTGCGTTCATAA
- the pheS gene encoding phenylalanine--tRNA ligase subunit alpha, with product MDNLDSIRELFEQNISNAKNQIEIDEIRINFLGRKGKITELLKNMSSIESIEEKKEFGKKINELKSYCENTLTEKKTLLADKEFLESLERNKIDITMPGRRPKAASVNLLTKVEEEIVGILTEIGFRVVEGNEIEDDFHNFEALNIPSYHPARDSHDSFFVSKEYVLRTHTSGMQIRTMMETEPPIAVVSPGKCARRDAIDSKHSPIFHQVEGLLVDKNVSFNDLKGILELFCKKMFGDKTQIRLRPDFFPFVEPGADLSATCVICGGKGCKTCGGEGWLELMGAGMIHPNVFKHVGYDANKYTGFAFGMGIERVAMIKYGITDIRMFYDNDIDFLKQW from the coding sequence ATGGATAATTTAGATTCAATTCGAGAACTTTTTGAGCAAAATATATCAAATGCAAAAAACCAAATAGAAATAGACGAGATAAGGATTAATTTTTTAGGGCGTAAAGGTAAAATTACAGAACTTCTAAAGAACATGTCTTCTATAGAAAGTATTGAAGAGAAAAAAGAATTCGGTAAAAAGATAAATGAACTTAAATCTTATTGTGAAAACACATTAACAGAAAAGAAAACATTATTAGCAGACAAAGAATTTTTAGAATCTTTAGAAAGAAATAAAATAGATATAACAATGCCCGGAAGAAGACCAAAGGCAGCAAGTGTTAATTTACTCACTAAAGTAGAAGAAGAAATTGTAGGAATATTAACAGAAATAGGCTTTAGAGTTGTAGAAGGCAATGAAATAGAAGACGATTTTCACAATTTTGAAGCTTTAAACATACCATCTTATCACCCTGCAAGAGACAGTCATGATTCATTTTTTGTATCAAAAGAGTATGTATTAAGAACTCATACTTCTGGCATGCAAATAAGAACCATGATGGAAACAGAGCCTCCTATAGCAGTTGTTTCACCCGGTAAATGTGCTAGAAGAGATGCTATAGATTCAAAACACTCTCCTATATTTCATCAAGTAGAGGGACTTTTAGTTGATAAAAATGTAAGTTTTAATGATTTGAAAGGAATATTAGAATTATTCTGTAAGAAGATGTTTGGAGATAAGACTCAAATTAGATTAAGACCTGATTTCTTTCCTTTTGTAGAGCCGGGTGCTGATTTAAGTGCTACATGTGTTATATGTGGCGGTAAGGGATGTAAAACTTGCGGAGGAGAGGGCTGGCTTGAGCTTATGGGAGCTGGTATGATTCACCCTAATGTATTTAAGCATGTTGGTTATGATGCTAACAAATATACTGGTTTTGCTTTTGGTATGGGTATTGAAAGAGTTGCTATGATTAAATATGGCATTACAGACATTAGAATGTTTTATGATAATGATATAGATTTCTTAAAACAATGGTAA
- a CDS encoding TrkH family potassium uptake protein, whose product MKKNILNDIFSNKKKSILQSLDEILRRLSNLIAIAGSIFAIFVLLMQVRQITVYNFYIYHYDKIINIITVCFIIILIDQIRIAPRKLYIIVPIIQIIGLLLLNFFSRKYYGIYANRIIWTIAGSILFFLIIVINWLRLSYSKFTLYQMIIASFIFIITLGALLLYLPLSTTSGRLPFIDALFTATSAVCVTGLSVIDISREFTFFGQIVVLILIQIGGLGIMSISAIVILFSINKGSVQDRIRTLEMFNTKNKDIIRSTVKAIFLATFLVELIGAILLFTVMDNNRIGERIFYSLFHSISAFCNAGFALYTDSLHRFSDNALLTITVSFLIVLGGIGYPVFVSIYTAIISKIKGKRYVMDVQTIIILFTSAFLLLFGTLFIFFNEYSNALEGMPLKEKILASIFQSVSTRTAGFETIAYNSMNSVTIGVVIFLMFIGASPSSTGGGVKTTTFFVFIASIIRAITNRPFIIVKGRKIKDDAINKSIAIFTLAMAISVFGALLIFYIDGHKAMMPVIFETVSAISTVGLSLGITAGLSVWSKIIVIALMFIGRVGYLTLFMSIGSVDSRYGLIDLPTAEVNIG is encoded by the coding sequence ATGAAAAAAAATATTTTGAATGATATATTTAGTAACAAAAAGAAGTCTATACTTCAATCATTAGATGAAATTTTAAGAAGGCTTTCAAATTTAATTGCAATAGCAGGCTCTATATTTGCAATATTTGTTCTTTTGATGCAAGTAAGGCAGATTACAGTTTATAATTTTTATATATATCATTATGATAAAATAATAAATATCATCACAGTTTGTTTTATTATTATTTTGATAGACCAAATAAGAATAGCACCGAGGAAGTTATATATAATAGTTCCTATAATACAGATTATAGGGCTTTTGCTTCTTAATTTCTTCAGCAGAAAATATTATGGTATATATGCAAATAGAATTATATGGACTATAGCGGGTTCTATACTGTTTTTTTTAATAATAGTAATAAATTGGCTTAGATTATCCTATTCAAAGTTTACTCTCTATCAGATGATTATAGCGTCTTTTATTTTTATAATTACATTAGGGGCACTGCTTTTATATTTACCATTGAGCACAACCAGCGGAAGGCTTCCTTTTATTGATGCTTTATTTACTGCTACTAGTGCCGTTTGCGTCACGGGGTTAAGTGTAATAGATATTTCTAGAGAGTTTACTTTTTTTGGGCAGATTGTTGTATTAATATTAATACAGATTGGCGGGCTTGGAATAATGTCCATATCTGCAATAGTAATTTTATTTTCTATTAACAAAGGAAGCGTGCAAGACAGAATAAGAACGCTTGAAATGTTTAACACAAAAAATAAAGATATTATACGCTCTACTGTAAAGGCTATATTCTTGGCTACTTTTTTAGTTGAGTTAATTGGGGCAATATTGCTTTTTACTGTTATGGATAATAATAGAATAGGGGAGAGGATATTTTATTCTTTGTTTCACTCTATAAGTGCATTTTGTAATGCCGGATTTGCTTTATATACCGACAGTCTTCACAGGTTTTCTGATAATGCTCTTTTGACTATTACTGTGAGTTTCTTAATAGTGCTTGGAGGAATAGGTTATCCTGTATTTGTAAGCATATACACTGCTATTATTAGCAAGATTAAAGGTAAAAGATATGTTATGGATGTGCAGACAATAATTATTTTGTTTACAAGTGCTTTTCTTTTGTTATTTGGAACTTTATTTATATTTTTCAATGAATATTCTAATGCTTTAGAGGGTATGCCTTTAAAAGAAAAGATTTTAGCTTCAATATTTCAAAGTGTAAGTACCAGAACAGCTGGTTTTGAGACTATTGCTTATAATTCTATGAATAGCGTTACGATTGGCGTTGTAATATTTCTTATGTTTATAGGTGCTTCTCCAAGCAGTACAGGCGGAGGAGTTAAGACTACTACTTTTTTTGTATTTATAGCTTCAATTATTAGGGCTATTACAAACAGGCCTTTTATTATTGTAAAGGGAAGAAAGATTAAAGATGATGCTATTAATAAATCTATTGCCATATTTACTTTAGCTATGGCTATATCTGTTTTTGGTGCATTGCTTATATTTTATATTGACGGGCATAAAGCTATGATGCCAGTAATATTTGAAACTGTTTCTGCTATATCTACAGTTGGGCTTTCACTTGGTATTACTGCTGGGCTTTCTGTGTGGAGCAAAATTATAGTGATAGCATTAATGTTTATTGGACGTGTGGGATATTTAACATTATTTATGAGTATTGGTTCAGTGGACAGCAGATACGGTTTAATAGATTTGCCTACTGCGGAAGTTAATATTGGTTAA